Part of the Posidoniimonas polymericola genome, TCGCGGCGTACATCACCTGGCTGTCCGACGGGCAGCCGATCAAGCAGAACCCCGAACACTCGCTTGGCCCCAACGCCACCGAGCCGTTGACGATCGACCCCACGGCGGCCGACGCCGCGCGGGGCGCCGCGTTGTACGCCGACCGCTGCGCACACTGCCACGGCGACGATGGTTGGGGTGACGACGACAGCCCGCCCGTCTGGGGGCCCGACTCGTACAACAACGGCGCCGGCCTCGGCCGCGTTGCGAAGTTGGCGTCGTGGCTGAAGGTGGCGATGCCGCCGGACGACGAGACGCTCACCGCGCGGGAGGCGATCGACCTGGCGGCGTTCGTCAACTCACACGAGCGGCCCGTGTTCCGGCTCGAGGACCATCTGCCGCCGGCGGAACGGCTGGGTGAGTACAACTCGGCCGACGGCGAATGAAGCCTGCGCGGCCCGCCGCGGAACCGCTCGGAATCGCACCTCTAGGGTCGATTGCCGTCAGATGGTAAAATCACCGCTATGAACCTTACCGAATTCAGACAGGTCCTGGCGGATCACCCGCGGCATGGGCTCCGCTTTGTCATCAGTGACCAGGCGGCCATCGCCGACCACTTCCACGTCACCGAGGTCGGCCGTGTGGAGAAGCGGTTTGTCGACTGCGGCGGCCAGCCGCGGCAGACAGTCGCCTGCGTGCTGCAGACGCTCGTTGCGCACGACGTCGACCACCGGCTGACGACCGACAAGCTGGCGGGCATTTTGAAGCTGGTCGACTCGCTCGACCTGCCGGTGGACGCCCCAGTCGAGGTCGAGCACCAGGAGCGGTCGGTCAGCGTCGATGCGGTCGACGGCGTGGAGGTCGCGAACGGGGTGGTTGAATTCAGCCTGGCCGCGAAGCAAACGGCCTGCCTGGCTGAGGACGCGTGTGGCCTCGCGCCCACGCCGCAGGGTTTGAACGTGATCGGCGGCGATTGCTGCGGCGGCTCGAGCGGCTGCTGCTGAGCCCCTGGAAATCCCGATGCCGTTGCGCCAGGTTCTCGGCACGGCCGATTGAAGACGCTTGAGTCTGGAATTTGGCAGTTGACTGTCGATTGACGAGCGCAGGCGCTTCGCCTAGCCTAGGCCCCAAGGCGGCAAAACGCGTAACTCACTACTTGCGTAGCTCCCTATTAGCTAGAAAGTATTTCGCCGCCTATGATCACCGACGAACTGCCAAATCTCTCCCTGTCCCGCTCCGCCGAGCAGGTCCTGGCCGAGGCCAAGAGCGTCCGGTTCTTCAATACGGCCGCCGAGCTCGCCGAGGCCGCCGTTCCCGCCGACGGGGTCGACGAGCAGGGCTACTTCACGGTCGGCTACGACGTGAACGGCACGTTCACGCCAGAGGCCAAGGTCTGCCGTGTCAAGAACGGGATCAGCGCGAACTACCTCGAGGCGTACATGCGCCGCCGCGATCCCAACTGCATGGTGATCGCCGACGACCGCGCGACCGACAAGCAGACCTACAAGGGCCGCTTCGGCGAGGACTTCGAGCCGCTCCGGCAGGAGACCTTCGAGTGGCTCAAGACGCAGGACCTCGCCTGCTTCTTCTTCGACGCGGGCCTGCCGGGCAAGGGCCTGCCGGCGGTGGTGATCGCGCCGGCCAACGCCGCGTTTTTTGCGTTCGGGCTGGCCGAGCTGCAGGGCATCGTGCCGCTGGACGTGATCCGCGAGAAGGGCGAGGGCTACCACCACTCGGCCATCATCTACATCGCCCCGCCTTTCCGCCACACGCACTTCGACGGGAAGCAGGTGGTGGTGCACAACCGCCGCGACATCCTGCACGAATTGTTCAGCTACAACCTGTACCCCGGCCCCTCGGCCAAGAAGGGCGTCTACGGCATGCTGCTGAACTTCGGCGAGCAGGCGGGCTGGACCACGGCCCACTGCTCGACCGTGCAGGTGCTCACCCCGTACGACAACACCGTGACCGTGATGCACGAGGGCGCGTCGGGCGGCGGCAAGAGCGAGATGCTCGAGCAGATGCACCGCGAGTCGGACGGTCGGCTCAAGCTCGGCACGAACCTGGTCAGCGGCGAGCGCCGCTACGTCAGCATCCCCCGCGGCTGCGAGCTGCGCCCGGTGACCGACGACATGGCCCTCTGCCACCCGGACCTGCAGCACCCCGAGGCCCGCGAGCGCAAGCTGTCGCTGATCGACGCCGAGCACGCCTGGTTCCTCCGCGTCAACCACA contains:
- a CDS encoding c-type cytochrome; this encodes MATGLLAVRCLAVLCLVVLCLVGSVRAEPATLAGRPLPPGPLGEAIMLGAALVRDTSTHPLTKAYVGNRLDCTSCHLQNGTHHSAAPFVGVATAYPAWAPREGRVITLEDRILNCFMRSENGVRPPLGSRASVAIAAYITWLSDGQPIKQNPEHSLGPNATEPLTIDPTAADAARGAALYADRCAHCHGDDGWGDDDSPPVWGPDSYNNGAGLGRVAKLASWLKVAMPPDDETLTAREAIDLAAFVNSHERPVFRLEDHLPPAERLGEYNSADGE
- a CDS encoding DUF6428 family protein, whose amino-acid sequence is MNLTEFRQVLADHPRHGLRFVISDQAAIADHFHVTEVGRVEKRFVDCGGQPRQTVACVLQTLVAHDVDHRLTTDKLAGILKLVDSLDLPVDAPVEVEHQERSVSVDAVDGVEVANGVVEFSLAAKQTACLAEDACGLAPTPQGLNVIGGDCCGGSSGCC
- a CDS encoding DUF4914 family protein gives rise to the protein MITDELPNLSLSRSAEQVLAEAKSVRFFNTAAELAEAAVPADGVDEQGYFTVGYDVNGTFTPEAKVCRVKNGISANYLEAYMRRRDPNCMVIADDRATDKQTYKGRFGEDFEPLRQETFEWLKTQDLACFFFDAGLPGKGLPAVVIAPANAAFFAFGLAELQGIVPLDVIREKGEGYHHSAIIYIAPPFRHTHFDGKQVVVHNRRDILHELFSYNLYPGPSAKKGVYGMLLNFGEQAGWTTAHCSTVQVLTPYDNTVTVMHEGASGGGKSEMLEQMHRESDGRLKLGTNLVSGERRYVSIPRGCELRPVTDDMALCHPDLQHPEARERKLSLIDAEHAWFLRVNHITKYGTDPHLEALTMDPEAPLLFLNIDAVPGSTALIWDAIEDEPGKKCPNPRLVFPRKNYPGIVSEPVTVDIRSFGVRCPPCTAEHPTYGIMGLFHLLPPSLAWLWRLVAPRGHGNPSIVDTGGMSSEGVGSYWPFATGRRVDQANILFHQVMDTPDTMFLLIPNQHIGCWETGFAPQWIAREYLARRGAAEFAPGKVLDARCPLLGRTPRTIQVEGQVVGHWFLQVETQPEVGEEGYDRGAEMLTTFFHEQISKYLNDDLDPKAQEIIRACLDGASVADYERLSQV